Proteins co-encoded in one Dendropsophus ebraccatus isolate aDenEbr1 chromosome 9, aDenEbr1.pat, whole genome shotgun sequence genomic window:
- the WDSUB1 gene encoding WD repeat, SAM and U-box domain-containing protein 1, producing MAELIRTLADHIDDVNSCSFSDSLLATCSLDKTIRVYSLEDFKEVSFSPLRGHTYAVHCCCFSPSQTVLASCSTDGNTILWNMCNGQMLASLEQPSGSPVRVCRFSPSSMYLASGAADGSLVLWNVSLLKCHRSGLVKDGSLVACAFSPGGNIIITGSSCGDLTAWDENMRCLYNDKAHDLGVTCCDFSSQPVTDSRGSECYQMASCGQDNEIRIWLMSYRPEKGFDMRCKLTLSGHSAPVLSCAFSSDGETIVSGSVDKSVIIFGAKNGCMLNILTHHNRYVTACALAPNQPLLATGSMDKTVTIWKLGQTSHSPATRIKRKTELHIESWTEDDVRSWLANESLAEVEEHFSANNIDGKELLGLTKDILHHDLKIESLGLRNKILRKIEELKSKMKSSSNIPDEFLCPITCEIMMDPVIASDGYSYERKAIENWISMKRTSPMTNLPLENLLLTPNRTLKMALNRWLDCRSEETVNLISL from the exons ATGGCGGAACTAATCCGGACGCTGGCGGATCACATAGACGATGTAAACAGCTGCTCCTTCTCAGACTCTCTCCTCGCCACATGTTCCTTGGATAAAACCATCCGGGTTTATTCCTTAGAGGACTTTAAGGAGGTGTCCTTCTCACCGCTGCGAGGACACACGTACGCCGttcactgctgctgcttctcacccAGTCAGACCGTCCTGGCCTCATGTTCAACAGATGGTAACACCATTCTTTGGAATATGTGTAATGGGCAGATGCTGGCGTCTTTGGAGCAGCCGAGTGGCAGCCCAGTCAGAGTCTGCAGGTTTTCACCAAGCTCCATGTATTTAGCATCAGGGGCGGCGGACGGCTCTCTGGTGCTGTGGAATGTTTCATTATTGAAATGTCACAG GTCAGGCCTGGTGAAGGACGGCTCTCTGGTGGCTTGTGCCTTCTCTCCTGGTGGAAACATAATCATCACTGGATCCTCGTGTGGGGACCTGACAGCCTGGGATGAGAACATGCGATGCTTATACAATGACAAAGCTCATGATCTGGGAGTAACATGCTGCGACTTCTCCTCCCAACCAGTAACAG ACTCGAGAGGCAGCGAGTGCTACCAGATGGCGTCCTGTGGGCAGGATAATGAAATCCGTATCTGGTTGATGTCTTACAGGCCCGAAAAAG GTTTTGACATGAGATGCAAGTTAACCCTTAGTGGACATTCagctcctgtcctgtcctgtgcgTTCTCCAGTGATGGGGAAACCATTGTCTCTGG GTCTGTGGACAAGTCGGTTATTATATTTGGAGCA aaaaacgGCTGCATGCTGAATATCCTAACACATCACAATCG GTATGTGACGGCCTGTGCACTAGCTCCAAACCAACCTCTGCTGGCCACAGGGTCCATGGACAAGACTGTAACCATCTGGAAGCTGGGGCAAACAAGTCATTCACCAG CCACCAGAATCAAAAGGAAAACCGAGCTTCATATTGAATCATGGACGGAGGACGATGTCAGGTCGTGGCTTGCCAATGAGAGCCTGGCGGAGGTAGAAGAACATTTCAGCGCAAACAACATTGATGGCAAAGAATTACTCGGCCTCACCAAGGACATTCTGCATCATGATCTCAAGATAG AATCCTTAGGGCTGAGGAATAAGATTCTAAGGAAAATTGAAGAACTGAAAAGCAAAATGAAGTCTTCTTCTAACATCCCTGATGAATtcctctgccccatcacctgtgAAATAATGATGGACCCGGTCATTGCATCAG ATGGATACTCCTACGAGAGAAAGGCCATTGAAAACTGGATCAGCATGAAGAGAACAAGTCCCATGACCAATCTTCCTTTAGAGAACCTTCTTCTCACACCGAACAGGACATTGAAAATGGCGCTCAACCGCTGGCTAGACTGCAGATCAGAGGAAACAGTCAATCTGATTTCATTGTAA